A genome region from uncultured Roseibium sp. includes the following:
- the gspD gene encoding type II secretion system secretin GspD — protein MRNRVSGSSGVDIVARWCAIGLLILNLVACAGSLTDSDYETNSSGIPKAITASGFDKSFLANGTPEYQATEKRTSEIIRGQSKLGGGSSEPVIYASDERVNLNLQRASIDAAAQAIIQDILGLTYIIDPDVSGTITLRTANSIKLSALLDAFNTVLAFNGAGLVKRDDVVYISPLSKMGALPPKVQRKWRKNPAEIGHSIRIVPLDFVAAKEIANLLKPLIGEEKIIHVDQRQNIIFIAGNPREIDVALDAIRLFDVDVMEGKSFALIPVKNTDAEVIAKELDTVFSTQEGGALAGLVKFVPNNRLASILAISSRPHYLEKARSWVTRLDHAAAGTKQSLFIYSVQNREANELAVLLEGILGRSSTDPENGATSANANLNQASGDATSINATNVAVSSTANSTIGQGQFRIVADTANNAVLVYATQAEYDSILPMIRRLDSLPNQVLLEATIAEITLTDELKFGLRWYLESGNFAVSFSDASNGATGRASPGFSLVFSAGQSQIALNALSSITDVNIISSPNLMVLDNRKAILQIGDQVPIATESAVDAADQTVVNSIELKDTGIILTVTPRVNDSGRVILDISQEVSDVVQTTTSGIDSPTIRQRKVTTTVVVNDGDSLALGGLIQQRKDVTKSQVPVLGDVPVLGTLFRHKQDTDRRTELLILITPHVIRDLLEANSVTEEFRKQLGGLRVLGDKPKGGLKHQVDRILK, from the coding sequence TTGCGTAACAGAGTTTCAGGATCGAGTGGGGTCGATATCGTCGCGCGATGGTGTGCGATCGGGCTTCTGATACTCAATTTGGTTGCCTGCGCGGGAAGCCTAACGGATAGCGACTATGAGACAAACTCTTCCGGCATCCCTAAGGCCATAACAGCGAGCGGCTTTGACAAATCATTTCTCGCGAATGGTACCCCGGAATATCAAGCCACGGAAAAGAGAACCTCTGAGATTATAAGGGGGCAGAGTAAGCTGGGTGGTGGTTCATCCGAACCGGTCATATATGCCTCCGATGAAAGGGTTAATCTGAATTTGCAGAGGGCATCGATTGATGCCGCAGCGCAAGCTATCATTCAGGATATCCTTGGGCTCACCTATATTATCGATCCTGATGTTTCCGGCACAATTACCCTGCGAACCGCCAATTCGATCAAGCTCAGTGCATTGCTGGATGCGTTCAATACGGTGCTGGCTTTCAATGGGGCTGGATTGGTAAAAAGGGATGACGTCGTCTACATTTCCCCCTTAAGCAAAATGGGTGCTTTACCGCCCAAAGTGCAGCGCAAATGGCGCAAAAATCCTGCGGAAATCGGGCACTCGATTAGGATTGTTCCGCTCGATTTCGTCGCCGCTAAGGAAATCGCAAATCTTCTAAAGCCGCTGATCGGCGAGGAAAAAATTATTCACGTGGATCAGCGGCAGAACATCATTTTTATCGCCGGCAATCCAAGAGAGATTGATGTCGCTCTTGATGCGATAAGGTTGTTCGACGTTGATGTCATGGAAGGCAAATCATTTGCCCTGATCCCGGTCAAGAACACAGATGCTGAAGTCATTGCAAAGGAGCTTGATACGGTTTTTTCCACGCAAGAGGGCGGGGCGCTTGCCGGTTTGGTGAAATTTGTTCCTAACAACCGTTTGGCTTCGATCTTGGCCATTTCATCGCGGCCCCATTACTTGGAAAAAGCCAGAAGTTGGGTAACCCGTCTCGATCACGCTGCTGCCGGCACAAAGCAGAGCTTGTTTATATATTCGGTCCAAAATCGCGAAGCGAATGAGCTAGCGGTCCTTTTGGAAGGTATATTGGGAAGATCGTCTACTGATCCGGAAAATGGCGCCACCAGTGCCAACGCTAATCTCAATCAAGCGTCTGGAGATGCTACCTCGATAAATGCGACGAACGTGGCAGTCTCATCGACAGCTAATTCGACTATCGGTCAGGGGCAATTTCGTATTGTCGCCGATACCGCAAACAACGCGGTATTGGTCTATGCCACTCAAGCCGAATATGATTCAATCTTGCCGATGATCAGACGACTTGATTCCTTGCCGAACCAAGTTCTCCTCGAAGCAACGATTGCAGAAATAACACTTACCGACGAGTTGAAGTTTGGATTGCGATGGTATCTTGAAAGCGGTAATTTTGCTGTCTCTTTCTCCGATGCCAGCAACGGGGCGACTGGAAGGGCCTCTCCAGGCTTTTCATTGGTCTTTTCTGCTGGCCAATCCCAAATCGCGCTCAACGCCCTTTCTAGCATCACCGATGTCAACATCATCTCGTCCCCAAATCTGATGGTGTTGGATAATCGCAAAGCCATTCTGCAAATAGGCGATCAGGTGCCGATCGCGACGGAATCGGCGGTTGATGCCGCCGATCAGACGGTGGTTAATTCGATCGAGCTTAAGGATACCGGTATCATTCTCACCGTGACGCCACGGGTGAATGATAGCGGACGTGTCATTCTGGACATATCGCAGGAAGTGAGCGATGTGGTTCAAACGACCACGTCCGGGATTGACTCTCCGACGATCCGGCAAAGAAAGGTTACGACAACTGTTGTCGTAAATGACGGAGATAGCCTTGCCTTGGGTGGTCTCATCCAGCAACGGAAAGATGTGACCAAATCACAGGTCCCGGTTCTTGGAGATGTCCCTGTCCTGGGGACGCTTTTCCGGCACAAGCAGGATACAGATCGGCGAACCGAACTGCTGATTTTGATTACCCCCCATGTCATCCGCGACCTTTTGGAGGCAAACAGCGTAACGGAAGAGTTTCGCAAGCAGCTTGGGGGGCTAAGGGTACTGGGCGACAAGCCCAAGGGCGGACTGAAACATCAGGTGGATAGGATCCTCAAGTGA
- a CDS encoding A24 family peptidase: MYYLLIFVVALSAFYLGFEAPEISNTTWAASLFILLSYASYIDIKTFEIPDLVSIGLFPLGALWCATHASSYLYENLAGSCATLVALSLFNSLYRRVREQDGIGFGDIKLLASSVLWIGIAALPATLLIAATSGIVASLIGISKKGRQQIAQPIPFGPHLSLGIWITWIVGTQSLTDIIAHSRELFS; the protein is encoded by the coding sequence ATGTATTATCTGCTCATATTCGTGGTCGCCCTGTCGGCATTCTACTTAGGCTTTGAAGCGCCTGAGATTTCAAACACCACGTGGGCTGCAAGTTTGTTCATCTTACTCAGCTACGCTTCTTACATCGACATAAAGACATTCGAAATTCCGGATCTTGTCAGTATCGGCCTGTTCCCGCTTGGGGCGCTTTGGTGCGCCACGCACGCTTCGTCTTATCTCTACGAAAACCTCGCCGGATCCTGCGCCACTCTTGTCGCCCTTTCTCTATTCAACAGCTTATATAGGCGTGTGAGAGAGCAGGACGGCATTGGGTTCGGCGATATAAAATTGCTGGCTTCCTCGGTCCTTTGGATTGGGATTGCGGCGCTGCCTGCGACACTTCTCATCGCAGCCACTTCAGGCATTGTTGCAAGCCTGATTGGGATCAGTAAAAAGGGAAGACAACAGATTGCACAACCCATTCCATTTGGCCCGCACCTCAGTCTGGGCATCTGGATCACTTGGATCGTTGGGACGCAGTCCCTGACCGACATCATCGCCCATTCCAGAGAGCTTTTTTCATGA
- the gspG gene encoding type II secretion system major pseudopilin GspG, giving the protein MTNKTQSGKRTINRKKAGFSLMEVLIALAILALIATIVGPRAISFLSRSKTKTAELQIEELKTSLELYYLDIGRYPSESGGLKALVMPSDNTPNWNGPYLENAASLNDPWDRPYLYRSPGSKGEYEIYTLGRDGAEGGSGEDKDILKY; this is encoded by the coding sequence ATGACGAACAAGACGCAGTCCGGCAAAAGGACAATCAATCGCAAGAAAGCCGGCTTCAGCTTGATGGAAGTCCTGATCGCCCTGGCGATATTGGCATTGATTGCAACCATCGTCGGGCCCCGGGCCATTTCCTTCCTCAGCCGCTCCAAGACTAAAACAGCGGAACTCCAAATCGAAGAACTCAAAACCTCGTTGGAACTCTACTATCTGGATATCGGCCGCTACCCGAGCGAGAGTGGGGGGTTGAAAGCCCTTGTGATGCCCTCAGACAACACCCCAAACTGGAACGGCCCCTATCTGGAAAACGCCGCTTCGCTCAACGATCCCTGGGATCGCCCCTATCTTTACAGATCACCAGGGTCAAAAGGCGAATACGAAATCTACACCCTTGGGCGGGACGGCGCCGAAGGTGGAAGCGGTGAAGACAAGGATATTCTCAAATACTGA
- a CDS encoding prepilin-type N-terminal cleavage/methylation domain-containing protein, which produces MVWSQPRAAKAGFTTIELMVSLVVFGLFLLAAVSTLSFGKRLWTQALDSSKSSIETAELVLLRQTFLAVVPPVKNSGGGVAGSTKRVRFLSNTSFDGTLFQRAETTVEISGGQSLISSVSEDGRTRKAIRLKQVRLISFDYFGKAETQGEPGWNGSWEPSKPIPDLIKVDLRMIGEEQAFSIYIALRN; this is translated from the coding sequence ATGGTCTGGAGTCAGCCCCGAGCCGCCAAAGCCGGGTTCACCACGATCGAGTTGATGGTTTCCCTCGTTGTGTTCGGGCTCTTCTTGCTGGCTGCCGTATCCACGCTTTCATTTGGTAAGCGGCTTTGGACGCAAGCGCTCGATTCTTCCAAAAGCTCGATTGAAACGGCGGAATTGGTGTTGCTGCGCCAGACGTTTCTTGCCGTGGTCCCGCCAGTCAAAAACTCTGGCGGCGGCGTGGCCGGTTCCACCAAGCGGGTAAGGTTTCTGTCGAATACCAGCTTCGATGGCACGCTTTTCCAACGTGCCGAGACCACAGTTGAGATCTCGGGGGGGCAGAGCCTCATCAGTTCCGTCAGCGAAGATGGACGGACCCGAAAAGCCATTCGTCTCAAACAGGTGAGACTGATCTCGTTTGATTATTTCGGGAAAGCTGAAACTCAGGGTGAACCGGGGTGGAACGGCTCATGGGAGCCGTCGAAACCTATTCCGGACCTGATCAAGGTGGACTTGCGGATGATCGGCGAAGAGCAGGCTTTTTCGATCTACATTGCCTTGCGGAATTAG